A region from the Volucribacter amazonae genome encodes:
- the putA gene encoding bifunctional proline dehydrogenase/L-glutamate gamma-semialdehyde dehydrogenase PutA, translating into MSFDLARQYGVSRQAITDYYRINEKTVVDELYQTLDFSPDQEKRIKQNGIKLINHLRQTKKNRYSVDALMQEYSLGDDEGIALMCLAEALLRIPDAQTRDELIQDKLKEGDWKAHIDKSSSLFINAASYGLLLGKKLSESFDETTLSNALTRSFARLSAPAMRFAMIKAMKILGEQFVTGTTIDNALARIQPRLSQGYVFSFDMLGEAAMTQQDADRYLQDYILAIKAVGQESAQRDIYQSNSISVKLSAIHPRYSRAQYERVMNELYPRVKQLFLLAKQFNISINIDAEEANRLELSLDLIEKLIDEPELQGYKGIGFVVQAYSKRAAKVIDYLIELARQKQSYLMIRLVKGAYWDSEIKWAQTEGLTDFPLYTRKNHTDIAYLACAKKLLAAQDVVYPQFATHNVQTLCTIYELGQDKHYEFQCLHGMGETLYNNVVGKQNLDRLVRVYAPVGTHETLLAYLVRRLLENGANSSFVHQLADPHIPAEQLMTPPWQQYAKSQGQPNKAVRLPQNLFQERQNSKGFDLSNEQHLAQLSTALNQAAIPLGQSLVAIESSKDYHLTSQTVQNPATLEPVGEVCFFNPDYVADVFQQAQQNHDWQQKSAVEKAKILLKTADLFEQHYGLLMKLAILEAGKTLPNAIAELREAVDFLRYYALQLETLASNHQLAEPRGTVLCISPWNFPLAIFTGQIAASLAAGNNVVAKPAEQTSLIAVAATRLFYQAGLPHSALQLLLGDGELGARLIQYPFDAVVFTGSTEVARLINQQLAQADNDPILIAETGGQNALVVDSSALPEQVIADVLNSAFDSAGQRCSALRILLLQEDIADKIYTMLSQAMQELKLGDPSLLTTDIGPVIDLEAKQRLEQHKAAMRKIAKRYMELETPEQGYYVAPAIYQLNDLSQLNQEVFGPILHIIRYPKEQLAQIFAEINAKGYALTGGCHSRIRKQIQFVEQHLHCGNFYINRNIVGAVVGVQPFGGHYLSGTGPKAGGEFYLQRLTKATQYYSQFGDEHTLLTAKPILESITGEQNSLSYRTSEVAILNGNIKESQQAASKLNQFGFSILVKPDHPLAQQTTIKVKVVEDFGYCQKGIYFGQLDKKLKTQLAEQSKAIFKYYNWQQSQDVIALYDEFSRSENTTAAGGNASLMASQEQ; encoded by the coding sequence ATGAGTTTTGATTTAGCTCGTCAATATGGAGTATCACGTCAAGCTATTACGGATTATTATCGCATTAATGAAAAAACTGTCGTTGATGAATTATATCAAACGTTGGATTTTAGCCCTGATCAAGAAAAACGTATTAAACAAAATGGAATCAAATTGATTAATCATCTTCGCCAAACCAAGAAAAATCGTTATAGCGTTGATGCCTTAATGCAAGAATATTCTTTGGGCGATGATGAAGGTATTGCCTTAATGTGTCTTGCTGAAGCATTATTGCGTATTCCTGATGCTCAAACTCGCGATGAATTGATTCAAGATAAATTAAAAGAAGGCGATTGGAAAGCACATATTGATAAGTCTTCTTCTTTATTTATTAATGCTGCCAGTTATGGATTATTACTAGGTAAGAAATTAAGTGAAAGTTTTGATGAAACTACCCTTTCAAATGCTTTAACCCGTAGTTTTGCTCGCTTATCGGCACCTGCTATGCGTTTTGCAATGATAAAAGCAATGAAAATCTTAGGTGAACAATTTGTAACAGGTACAACCATTGACAACGCATTAGCACGAATTCAACCCCGTTTATCGCAAGGTTATGTTTTTTCCTTTGATATGTTGGGGGAAGCGGCGATGACACAACAAGATGCTGATCGTTATTTACAAGATTATATATTAGCCATTAAAGCCGTAGGGCAAGAATCTGCACAGCGTGATATTTATCAATCAAATAGTATTTCCGTTAAATTATCTGCAATTCACCCACGTTATAGCCGAGCACAATATGAACGGGTGATGAATGAACTTTATCCAAGAGTCAAACAGCTTTTCTTATTGGCAAAACAATTTAATATTAGTATTAACATTGATGCGGAAGAAGCTAATCGCCTTGAATTATCCTTAGATTTAATTGAAAAATTAATTGATGAACCTGAGTTACAAGGCTATAAGGGAATTGGTTTTGTGGTACAAGCCTATTCTAAACGTGCTGCCAAAGTGATTGATTATTTGATTGAACTTGCTCGTCAAAAACAGTCTTACTTGATGATTCGTTTAGTTAAAGGGGCTTATTGGGATAGTGAAATCAAATGGGCACAAACCGAAGGATTAACTGATTTTCCGCTTTATACTCGCAAAAACCATACTGATATTGCTTACCTCGCCTGTGCCAAAAAATTATTGGCGGCACAAGATGTGGTGTATCCGCAATTTGCCACCCATAATGTACAAACCCTTTGCACGATTTATGAACTTGGACAAGATAAACATTATGAGTTTCAATGTTTACATGGTATGGGCGAAACCTTATACAATAATGTCGTAGGCAAACAAAATCTTGATCGTTTAGTGCGTGTTTATGCCCCTGTGGGGACGCACGAAACATTATTGGCTTATTTAGTACGTCGTTTATTAGAAAATGGAGCAAATTCCTCTTTTGTACACCAATTAGCTGATCCACATATCCCAGCTGAACAATTAATGACACCACCTTGGCAACAATATGCAAAATCACAAGGGCAACCTAATAAAGCGGTACGTTTACCACAAAATTTATTCCAAGAACGACAAAACTCTAAAGGGTTTGATCTTAGTAATGAACAGCATTTAGCCCAATTATCGACCGCACTTAATCAAGCCGCAATACCGCTGGGACAATCTTTAGTCGCAATAGAAAGTAGCAAAGATTATCATCTTACTAGTCAGACTGTACAAAATCCCGCTACCTTGGAACCAGTGGGAGAAGTTTGCTTTTTTAATCCTGATTATGTTGCAGATGTATTCCAACAGGCTCAACAAAACCACGATTGGCAACAAAAAAGTGCGGTGGAAAAAGCCAAAATTTTGCTTAAAACCGCTGATTTATTTGAGCAACATTATGGTTTGTTAATGAAATTAGCCATTTTAGAGGCGGGCAAAACTTTACCAAATGCCATTGCTGAATTGCGAGAAGCAGTGGATTTTTTACGTTATTATGCTTTGCAATTAGAAACCTTAGCCTCAAATCATCAATTAGCTGAACCGAGAGGGACGGTACTTTGTATTTCTCCTTGGAATTTTCCATTAGCTATTTTTACTGGACAAATCGCCGCCAGTCTAGCTGCTGGCAATAATGTTGTGGCGAAACCAGCAGAACAAACCAGCCTAATTGCGGTTGCCGCAACACGATTATTTTATCAAGCAGGACTTCCCCACTCTGCCTTACAACTTTTATTAGGTGATGGCGAGCTTGGAGCAAGACTGATTCAATATCCTTTTGATGCAGTGGTATTTACAGGTTCAACGGAAGTCGCTAGATTGATTAATCAGCAACTTGCTCAAGCGGATAATGATCCTATCTTAATTGCTGAAACTGGCGGGCAAAATGCTTTAGTTGTGGATTCCTCTGCCTTGCCTGAACAAGTCATTGCTGATGTATTAAATTCAGCTTTTGATTCTGCTGGGCAACGTTGTTCAGCATTGCGTATTTTATTGTTACAAGAAGATATTGCCGATAAAATTTATACAATGTTAAGCCAAGCTATGCAAGAATTAAAATTGGGTGATCCGAGTTTACTTACCACCGATATTGGCCCAGTGATTGATTTAGAGGCAAAACAACGATTAGAACAACATAAAGCAGCAATGCGAAAAATTGCTAAACGCTATATGGAATTAGAAACGCCTGAGCAAGGTTATTATGTCGCACCAGCCATTTATCAACTTAATGATCTTAGCCAATTAAATCAAGAAGTATTTGGCCCGATTTTGCATATTATTCGTTATCCAAAAGAACAGCTCGCCCAAATTTTCGCGGAAATCAACGCTAAGGGATATGCTTTAACAGGTGGTTGTCATAGCCGTATTCGTAAACAAATTCAATTTGTGGAACAACATTTGCACTGTGGCAATTTCTATATTAATCGCAATATTGTTGGTGCTGTGGTAGGGGTACAACCTTTTGGTGGGCATTATTTATCTGGTACTGGGCCTAAAGCAGGTGGCGAATTTTATTTACAACGTTTAACCAAAGCCACGCAATATTATAGCCAATTTGGCGATGAACATACCTTATTAACAGCCAAACCTATACTAGAAAGTATCACTGGGGAACAAAATAGTTTATCCTATCGTACCTCTGAGGTCGCAATATTGAATGGTAACATCAAAGAATCACAACAAGCAGCAAGTAAATTAAATCAGTTTGGTTTTAGTATATTAGTCAAACCTGACCACCCTCTTGCTCAACAAACCACTATTAAAGTAAAGGTTGTAGAAGATTTTGGTTACTGTCAAAAAGGGATCTATTTCGGTCAATTAGATAAAAAACTTAAAACACAGTTAGCGGAACAAAGTAAAGCCATTTTTAAATATTATAATTGGCAACAAAGCCAAGATGTTATCGCCTTATATGATGAATTTTCTCGTAGTGAAAATACCACTGCCGCAGGTGGAAATGCGTCATTAATGGCATCACAAGAGCAATAA
- a CDS encoding TIGR01619 family protein, producing the protein METDKTLDELNDTLSMIQNWKVYRSIINHNECIFSVNLAIADIFKDTAFSSVVQFSLTYDVEDTNSDGLPDIAQADILIDKMVKIITQLNALPDTLYSGHVIGNGKNEIYFYTNYAKEVIDILNGFDSITDIKQQQDPQASIYFDFLLPSPLELKLNATEEILTILQTNGDDLSERRPVEHIFHFKNEDSLQRFIDNFNTNFFDFFDLQHGIEEEEPEQEEDNKTAKTPIYVATLTNEMTLDDRDIFHFVEQFNILADRFDGEYIGWMSKETKSTQQALH; encoded by the coding sequence ATGGAAACAGATAAAACATTAGATGAGTTAAACGACACATTATCAATGATACAAAATTGGAAAGTTTATCGTAGTATTATTAATCATAATGAATGTATCTTTTCCGTCAATTTAGCCATAGCCGATATTTTTAAAGATACCGCTTTTTCCTCTGTTGTTCAATTCTCCCTCACTTATGACGTGGAGGATACAAATTCCGATGGTTTACCTGATATAGCACAAGCTGATATTTTAATTGATAAAATGGTTAAAATCATTACTCAATTAAATGCCTTACCTGATACATTATATTCAGGGCATGTTATTGGTAATGGAAAAAATGAAATCTATTTTTATACAAATTATGCGAAAGAAGTCATTGATATTCTTAACGGATTTGATTCAATTACTGATATTAAGCAACAACAAGATCCTCAAGCAAGTATTTATTTTGATTTTCTATTGCCGTCACCATTAGAGTTAAAACTTAATGCCACAGAAGAAATTTTAACCATATTACAAACCAATGGCGATGATCTGTCTGAACGAAGACCAGTAGAACATATTTTTCATTTTAAAAATGAAGACAGCCTACAACGTTTTATTGATAATTTTAATACCAATTTCTTTGATTTTTTTGATTTACAACATGGTATTGAAGAAGAAGAACCAGAACAAGAGGAAGATAATAAAACAGCAAAAACACCAATTTATGTTGCAACATTAACCAATGAAATGACATTAGATGATCGGGATATTTTTCATTTTGTTGAACAATTTAATATCTTAGCCGATCGTTTTGATGGTGAATATATTGGTTGGATGAGTAAAGAAACGAAATCAACTCAGCAAGCCTTGCATTAA
- a CDS encoding DedA family protein: MELLIDFFSNYGYCAVLFVLIICGFGVPIPEDITLVSGGIIAGLGYANPHIMLVVSMFGVLFGDSIMYWLGRIYGAKILRVRIVRRFINVQRLRLVREKFDKYGNRVLFIARFLPGLRAPIYMISGITRRISYTRFVLIDFFAAIISVPIWVYLGYHGAANLDWIEQQIKRGQVGIYIIIAIVALYVIFKLYRAKKRKSAK, from the coding sequence ATGGAATTACTGATTGATTTTTTTTCAAATTATGGCTATTGTGCCGTACTTTTCGTGCTGATTATTTGTGGCTTTGGTGTGCCTATTCCTGAAGATATTACCCTTGTTTCAGGGGGAATTATCGCAGGGCTTGGTTATGCTAATCCTCACATTATGCTCGTTGTAAGTATGTTTGGCGTTCTCTTCGGCGATAGTATTATGTATTGGCTTGGACGCATTTATGGTGCCAAAATATTGAGAGTAAGAATTGTTCGCCGTTTTATTAATGTGCAACGTTTGCGTTTAGTGCGTGAGAAATTTGATAAATATGGTAACCGAGTTTTATTTATTGCTCGCTTTTTACCCGGATTACGCGCTCCTATCTATATGATTTCAGGCATTACTCGCCGTATAAGCTATACGCGTTTTGTTTTAATTGATTTTTTTGCTGCGATTATTTCTGTGCCGATTTGGGTTTACCTTGGTTATCATGGAGCAGCCAATTTAGATTGGATTGAGCAACAAATTAAGCGAGGTCAAGTTGGTATTTATATTATTATTGCCATTGTTGCTCTTTATGTGATTTTTAAATTATATCGGGCTAAAAAACGTAAGTCAGCCAAATAA